CCGGTCGACGAAAATGATGGGGATCTCCTGGATCCGCAGCCCCTTGCGCCAGACCTTGAAATTGACCTCGATCTGGAAACTGTACCCGCCGCTGCGGATGCGGTCCAGATCGAGCGCTTCCAGTGTCTGACGACGGAAACACTTGAAACCGCCGGTGGGGTCCTTGACCGGCATGCCCGTGATGATGCGCGTATACATGCTGGCCCCGTAGGACAGCAGCAGGCGCGAGAGCGGCCAGTTGACCACGTTCACACCGGTGACATAGCGGCTGCCGATGACCAGGTCGGCCTCGCCGATGGTCTTGAGAAACACCGGCAGCACCCGGGGATCGTGGGAAAAGTCGGCGTCCATCTCGCAGATGTAGTCGTAACCCCGTTC
This window of the Candidatus Delongbacteria bacterium genome carries:
- a CDS encoding polyprenol monophosphomannose synthase, with protein sequence MTRMLVIVPTYNEAENIERLADEVLAQDACIELLVVDDNSPDGTGEIADRLAGDSGRVHVLHRAGKLGLGTAYVAGFRWAIERGYDYICEMDADFSHDPRVLPVFLKTIGEADLVIGSRYVTGVNVVNWPLSRLLLSYGASMYTRIITGMPVKDPTGGFKCFRRQTLEALDLDRIRSGGYSFQIEVNFKVWRKGLRIQEIPIIFVDRAVGRSKMSKAIVREAVWMVWRLKLRSLLGRL